In Acidimicrobiales bacterium, a single window of DNA contains:
- a CDS encoding roadblock/LC7 domain-containing protein produces MNEADGQRNLDWMVSTFVRKVPGIKEAVVVSSDGLLLALSPGLERAGADRFAAVASGLIGLAYGAVGPLGGGRVNEIIVEMEQAFLLVTSISDGSCFAVVASAECDIGLVGYEMALFVRRAGAMLTPGLRAELQRALPG; encoded by the coding sequence ATGAACGAGGCCGACGGGCAGCGCAACCTGGACTGGATGGTCTCCACCTTCGTCCGCAAGGTGCCCGGCATCAAGGAGGCGGTCGTCGTCTCGTCCGACGGGCTCCTGCTGGCGCTGTCGCCCGGCCTCGAACGGGCCGGGGCCGACCGCTTCGCGGCGGTCGCCTCGGGCCTGATCGGGCTCGCCTACGGCGCCGTCGGGCCCCTGGGCGGCGGCAGGGTCAACGAGATCATCGTCGAGATGGAGCAGGCGTTCCTGCTCGTGACGTCCATCAGCGACGGCAGCTGCTTCGCCGTCGTCGCCTCCGCCGAGTGCGACATCGGCCTCGTCGGGTACGAGATGGCGCTGTTCGTGCGCCGGGCCGGCGCCATGCTCACCCCCGGGCTCCGGGCCGAGCTCCAGCGCGCCCTTCCGGGATAG
- a CDS encoding DUF742 domain-containing protein, whose translation MKASGRLLRPYAITGGRARASAHLAMEALVVTSADDAGRGRLVLERRTVADLAVTPISVAEISAHLQVPLGVARVLVSDMADEGLVRVHHARVDGRPDIALLERVLHGIRAL comes from the coding sequence GTGAAGGCCTCGGGGCGGCTGCTCCGCCCGTACGCGATCACCGGTGGGCGCGCCCGGGCGTCGGCCCACCTCGCCATGGAGGCGCTGGTCGTGACGTCGGCCGACGACGCCGGCCGGGGCCGCCTGGTGCTGGAGCGGAGAACCGTCGCCGACCTGGCCGTCACGCCGATCTCCGTGGCGGAGATCTCGGCCCACCTGCAGGTCCCCCTGGGCGTCGCCCGTGTCCTGGTGAGCGACATGGCCGACGAGGGGCTCGTCCGCGTCCACCACGCCCGCGTCGACGGACGTCCCGACATCGCACTCCTGGAAAGGGTCCTCCATGGCATCCGTGCCCTCTGA